A genome region from Flavobacterium sp. includes the following:
- a CDS encoding EamA family transporter: MKQSLDYKLIFALAAVGIIWGTTFLGIRVAVETIPPWFVTSIRQGLAGMIMMIILLFKKELKWIGWENLKHQLVPSVLMIVVANGFTTVAEQTVPSGLASVISAMSPILIFLGSILFKLQKPSLRGFVGVIIGFSGVVFIFKDGLGSFLDADYRIGMMFMGFAISAWAAGTIYTKIHGNKSKNIVLNLFYQFTMASCIQIVLAFIFSPTIDVNLWSAKSILAALYLSIFGSVIAFFSYNYALKHVTPVQVSILAYINTIIAVFFGWLILDEKITIDFIIATILIILGVFIINYKKKEKETV; the protein is encoded by the coding sequence AGAGTTGCGGTTGAAACTATTCCGCCTTGGTTTGTAACTTCAATCCGTCAAGGTCTTGCGGGAATGATCATGATGATTATTTTATTATTCAAAAAAGAATTGAAATGGATTGGCTGGGAAAATTTAAAACATCAGCTTGTTCCTTCTGTTTTGATGATTGTAGTGGCAAATGGTTTTACAACCGTTGCAGAACAGACTGTGCCAAGCGGACTCGCTTCGGTAATCAGTGCGATGTCTCCTATACTTATTTTTCTGGGTAGTATTTTGTTTAAACTGCAAAAACCAAGCTTAAGAGGATTTGTTGGAGTTATAATAGGATTTTCTGGAGTCGTTTTTATATTTAAAGATGGACTGGGATCTTTTTTAGATGCCGATTACAGAATCGGAATGATGTTTATGGGGTTTGCGATTTCCGCATGGGCTGCCGGAACAATTTATACCAAAATTCATGGCAATAAATCTAAAAATATAGTTCTTAATTTATTTTATCAGTTTACAATGGCTTCGTGTATTCAGATTGTTTTGGCATTTATTTTTTCGCCAACTATTGATGTGAATTTATGGAGCGCTAAAAGTATTTTAGCAGCATTATATTTGTCAATTTTTGGTTCTGTAATTGCTTTCTTCAGTTATAATTATGCGTTGAAACATGTTACTCCGGTTCAGGTTTCTATTTTGGCTTATATCAACACGATAATTGCGGTCTTTTTTGGCTGGTTGATTTTAGATGAAAAAATTACCATTGATTTTATAATTGCAACGATCCTGATTATTTTGGGAGTTTTTATTATTAACTACAAAAAGAAGGAAAAGGAAACTGTATAA
- the fabD gene encoding ACP S-malonyltransferase has product MKAYVFPGQGAQFTGMGKDLYENSALAKELFEKANEILGFRITDIMFEGTAEELKETKVTQPAVFLHSVILAKTLEDFKPEMVAGHSLGEFSALVANGTLSFEDGLKLVSQRALAMQKACEITPSTMAAVLGLADNVVEEVCASIDGVVVAANYNCPGQLVISGETTAVEKACEAMKAAGAKRALILPVGGAFHSPMMEPAREELAAAIEATTFSAPICPVYQNVTANAVSDANEIKKNLIIQLTAPVKWTQSVQQMIADGATLFTEVGPGKVLTGLINKIDKEAAVANA; this is encoded by the coding sequence ATGAAAGCATACGTATTTCCGGGTCAGGGTGCGCAATTCACAGGAATGGGCAAAGACTTATATGAAAATTCGGCTTTAGCCAAAGAATTATTCGAAAAAGCAAATGAAATTCTAGGTTTCAGAATTACAGATATTATGTTTGAAGGCACTGCCGAAGAACTAAAAGAAACTAAAGTTACACAGCCAGCAGTATTTTTACACTCTGTTATTTTAGCTAAAACTTTAGAAGATTTCAAACCGGAAATGGTTGCAGGACATTCTTTAGGAGAATTCTCTGCTTTGGTTGCTAACGGAACTTTATCTTTTGAAGATGGTTTAAAATTAGTTTCTCAGCGTGCTTTGGCAATGCAAAAAGCCTGCGAAATCACTCCATCTACAATGGCTGCTGTTTTAGGTTTAGCTGATAATGTTGTTGAGGAAGTTTGTGCTTCTATCGACGGTGTTGTAGTAGCTGCCAACTATAACTGCCCTGGACAATTAGTAATTTCCGGTGAAACTACTGCTGTTGAAAAAGCTTGTGAAGCTATGAAAGCTGCAGGAGCAAAACGTGCTTTGATTTTACCTGTTGGAGGTGCTTTTCACTCGCCTATGATGGAACCAGCAAGAGAAGAATTGGCTGCAGCAATTGAAGCAACTACTTTCTCTGCTCCAATTTGTCCAGTATATCAAAATGTTACTGCAAATGCAGTTTCTGATGCTAATGAAATTAAAAAGAACTTAATCATTCAATTAACTGCTCCTGTAAAATGGACTCAGTCTGTACAGCAAATGATCGCTGACGGTGCTACTTTGTTTACTGAAGTTGGCCCAGGAAAAGTTTTAACTGGTTTGATTAATAAAATTGATAAAGAAGCTGCTGTTGCTAATGCTTAA
- a CDS encoding DUF983 domain-containing protein — protein MSSALTHILKNECPVCHKGKVFTDKNIFLNFSFPKMNEYCSHCHYKFQKEPGYFFGAMYVNYGLTVAQGIATYCIAQFFFETNFDLRILPIIAVVITLLTPFNLRFSRLAWIYMFKDYTS, from the coding sequence ATGTCAAGCGCATTAACTCATATTTTAAAAAACGAATGTCCTGTTTGTCATAAAGGAAAAGTTTTTACAGACAAAAATATTTTTCTAAATTTCAGTTTTCCAAAAATGAATGAATACTGCAGTCACTGCCATTATAAATTCCAAAAAGAGCCTGGTTATTTCTTTGGCGCCATGTACGTAAACTATGGATTAACAGTAGCTCAGGGAATTGCAACGTATTGTATTGCACAGTTTTTCTTCGAAACAAATTTCGATCTCCGAATCCTTCCTATCATTGCTGTTGTTATTACTTTACTTACTCCTTTTAATCTCCGTTTTTCAAGATTAGCATGGATTTATATGTTTAAGGATTATACGAGCTAA
- a CDS encoding helix-turn-helix domain-containing protein, translated as MKKYPIYSVQNFSCNDIHRDFYVNTFKEHLKSHSFVEEPHRHDSYLMVFFTKGSGKHEVDFDQFEIKRGSLFVLQPGQMHHWSLSEDVEGFVIIFSQELYNLYFGQKKINDYNFYHSIHNRPEMVFEEAEIPKILPYFNLLIQENSKDNKFQLDKLLNLLDCIHIEVSRKYSETYSHQAHSYNIKINKFESLLEEYFRTQKLPSFYAEKLNITLKHLNRICNEILQKTATEVITDRVILEIKRMLIDKQLAVNEVAFKVGYEDYSYFSRFFKKQTGMSPTEFRNTVR; from the coding sequence ATGAAAAAATATCCAATTTATAGTGTTCAGAATTTTAGCTGTAACGATATTCATCGTGACTTTTATGTGAATACTTTTAAAGAGCATTTAAAAAGCCACAGTTTTGTCGAAGAACCACATCGTCATGACTCTTATTTAATGGTGTTTTTTACGAAAGGTTCAGGAAAACACGAAGTCGATTTTGATCAATTTGAAATTAAAAGAGGAAGTCTGTTTGTGCTTCAGCCCGGACAGATGCATCACTGGAGTTTGTCTGAAGATGTTGAAGGTTTTGTGATCATCTTTTCGCAGGAATTGTATAATTTGTATTTCGGACAGAAAAAGATTAACGATTATAATTTTTACCATTCTATTCATAACCGGCCGGAAATGGTTTTTGAGGAAGCTGAAATTCCAAAAATTCTACCCTATTTCAATTTGCTGATTCAGGAAAATAGCAAGGATAATAAATTTCAGTTAGATAAATTACTGAATTTACTAGACTGTATTCATATAGAAGTTTCGAGAAAATACAGCGAAACCTATTCGCATCAGGCACACTCGTATAATATCAAAATCAATAAGTTTGAATCGCTTTTAGAAGAATATTTCAGAACCCAAAAACTGCCATCTTTCTATGCCGAAAAATTAAATATTACGCTGAAACATTTAAACAGAATCTGCAATGAAATTCTCCAAAAAACCGCAACAGAAGTTATCACAGATCGAGTGATTCTGGAAATTAAAAGAATGCTGATCGACAAACAATTAGCCGTAAATGAAGTGGCCTTCAAAGTCGGCTACGAAGATTATTCGTATTTCTCCAGATTCTTTAAAAAACAAACGGGAATGTCGCCAACAGAATTTAGAAACACAGTACGTTGA
- a CDS encoding YceI family protein — MATTKWSIDPTHSEIGFKVKHMMFTNVSGKFGTYDASAITEGDSFDNADFSFSADIASIDTANADRDGHLRSGDFFDAENHPKLTFKSSAFKKINDGEFELTGDLNIKGVSKTVKFPVEFSGIMTDPWGNTKVGLSIEGKINRKDWGLNWNSALETGGVLVGEEVRLNIELQFVKQA, encoded by the coding sequence ATGGCAACTACAAAATGGTCAATTGACCCAACTCACTCAGAAATTGGTTTTAAAGTAAAACACATGATGTTTACTAATGTTTCAGGAAAATTTGGAACTTATGATGCTTCTGCAATCACAGAAGGAGACAGTTTTGATAATGCAGATTTCAGTTTTTCTGCTGATATCGCTTCAATCGACACTGCAAACGCAGATCGTGACGGACATTTAAGAAGCGGTGATTTCTTTGACGCTGAGAATCATCCAAAATTAACTTTCAAATCTTCTGCTTTCAAAAAAATTAATGATGGTGAATTTGAATTAACTGGAGATTTAAACATTAAAGGTGTTTCAAAAACAGTAAAATTCCCGGTTGAATTTAGCGGAATCATGACTGATCCTTGGGGAAATACAAAAGTAGGTTTAAGCATAGAAGGAAAAATTAATCGTAAAGATTGGGGTTTAAACTGGAATTCTGCTCTTGAAACTGGAGGCGTTTTAGTGGGTGAAGAAGTTCGTTTGAACATTGAATTACAATTTGTAAAACAAGCCTAA
- a CDS encoding (4Fe-4S)-binding protein, with protein sequence MNPNNLTKEYTNGEVTIVWQSGKCIHSANCVKNNPDVFRPKEKPWITPEHSTTEKIISTVNKCPSGALTFYMNNKS encoded by the coding sequence ATGAATCCAAATAACCTCACTAAAGAATATACAAACGGCGAAGTAACAATTGTATGGCAATCTGGAAAATGCATTCATTCTGCCAATTGTGTCAAAAATAATCCGGACGTTTTTCGCCCAAAAGAAAAACCATGGATTACACCGGAACATTCTACAACTGAAAAAATAATTTCTACTGTTAATAAATGTCCATCAGGAGCATTGACATTTTATATGAATAATAAAAGCTAA
- a CDS encoding pirin family protein: protein MENIVLHKAESRGNANHGWLNAYHSFSFASWYNPDRIQFGALRVLNDDTIAAGMGFGTHPHDNMEIITIPLEGDLAHKDSMGNTEIIKNGDIQVMSAGTGVQHSEFNPNADQQTKLLQIWLFPNKRNVTPRYQQITLDVADRHNKLSQILSPNADDEGVWIHQDAWFNMGNFDAGVTAEYKIKKEGNGVYAFVLKGNVTINGQELNNRDAVGISGTDTLNIKANSDAEFLLMDIPMHY from the coding sequence ATGGAAAATATAGTATTGCACAAAGCAGAATCAAGAGGAAATGCAAATCACGGATGGCTAAACGCTTATCATAGTTTTAGTTTTGCCAGCTGGTACAATCCGGACAGAATTCAGTTTGGAGCGCTTCGTGTTTTGAACGATGATACGATTGCTGCGGGAATGGGATTTGGAACTCACCCTCATGATAATATGGAAATTATTACGATTCCGCTTGAAGGTGATTTGGCTCATAAAGACAGTATGGGAAATACTGAAATCATCAAAAATGGAGATATTCAGGTAATGAGCGCCGGAACTGGTGTTCAACACAGCGAGTTTAATCCAAATGCTGATCAGCAGACTAAATTATTGCAGATTTGGTTGTTTCCAAATAAAAGAAATGTTACACCGCGTTACCAACAAATCACTTTGGATGTTGCTGACAGACATAACAAATTGTCTCAGATTTTATCTCCAAATGCAGATGATGAAGGAGTTTGGATTCATCAGGACGCCTGGTTCAATATGGGTAATTTCGATGCCGGAGTTACTGCTGAATATAAAATCAAAAAAGAAGGAAACGGAGTTTATGCTTTCGTTTTAAAAGGAAATGTTACTATAAACGGTCAGGAATTAAACAATCGTGACGCTGTTGGAATTTCTGGAACTGATACTTTAAATATTAAAGCAAACTCTGATGCTGAATTTTTATTGATGGATATTCCGATGCATTATTAA
- a CDS encoding integrase core domain-containing protein yields MRNNSQDSTLERNYLEKYRFLIKEYEQVKNKTHPLHKKAMDFYKANDTCRKSFLKYYNRYKQSGKSLDLLPQKRGPKYKTRRPLPFIERKVIELREKGNNKYEIVSILKPKLGKNTPSYSGVYNILKRNKINRLTPKIKKNHQKIIKERMGQLGHIDCHHLSKSIIKGENRKLYLVCIIDDYSRIAWAELIPDITSLTVMFASLKCLNILSDHYEIKFEEILSDNGPEFGIKTSQQKYNHPFERMLMELGIVHRHTKPYRPQTNGKVERFWRTLEDDLLRETDFDSLEELKEELLQYLYYYNHERPHQGIDGKKPIEMINPLPK; encoded by the coding sequence ATGAGAAATAACAGTCAGGATTCAACATTAGAGAGAAACTATTTAGAGAAGTATCGTTTTTTAATAAAAGAATATGAGCAAGTAAAAAACAAGACTCATCCGTTGCATAAAAAGGCGATGGATTTTTACAAGGCAAATGACACCTGCAGAAAAAGCTTCTTAAAGTATTATAACCGTTATAAGCAGAGCGGTAAGTCTTTGGATCTGCTTCCTCAGAAGCGTGGTCCAAAATACAAGACAAGACGTCCTCTGCCATTTATAGAACGAAAAGTAATTGAATTAAGGGAAAAAGGAAACAACAAATATGAAATTGTTAGTATCTTAAAGCCAAAATTAGGAAAAAACACACCTTCATATTCAGGAGTTTATAATATTTTAAAGCGTAATAAAATAAACAGGTTAACTCCGAAGATTAAAAAGAATCATCAAAAAATAATCAAGGAAAGAATGGGACAGCTTGGTCATATTGATTGTCATCACTTAAGCAAAAGCATCATAAAAGGAGAAAATCGAAAATTGTACTTAGTATGTATAATTGACGACTACAGCCGGATTGCCTGGGCAGAATTAATCCCAGACATCACTAGTTTAACGGTTATGTTTGCGTCATTAAAATGCTTAAACATCTTAAGCGATCATTATGAGATAAAATTTGAAGAGATTTTATCTGACAATGGACCTGAATTTGGAATCAAAACCAGCCAGCAGAAATATAACCATCCTTTTGAGAGAATGCTTATGGAATTGGGAATTGTTCACAGACATACAAAACCTTATAGACCACAGACAAACGGGAAGGTCGAACGCTTCTGGCGAACTCTTGAAGATGATCTGCTCAGAGAAACTGATTTTGATTCTTTGGAAGAACTAAAAGAAGAATTATTGCAATATTTATATTACTATAATCACGAAAGGCCACATCAGGGAATTGATGGAAAAAAGCCAATCGAAATGATAAATCCGTTACCGAAATAA
- a CDS encoding S24 family peptidase, protein MTELQRIKIALKALISLGTAKNQEEVGKLLGYTNKSSFSQVINGLVNLPVDFIDRLCSLNSMINKNWIKNGTGNVLKNTHNTNQVYTEEIFSNKTITNKNNDHLTKQNLFLLSADAMIEYNSGNKEIIEHNATKFLIPTFKGSDYLITVIGSSMYPKYNNGDIVACKHLSINTFFQWNKVYVVNTEQGILVKRICKSENDDFVKIVSDNKDYEPFELAKSDILSIAIVTGVIRLE, encoded by the coding sequence ATGACTGAGTTACAAAGAATTAAAATAGCTCTAAAAGCACTGATAAGTCTGGGCACCGCGAAGAATCAAGAGGAAGTTGGAAAACTCTTAGGATACACAAATAAATCTTCATTTTCACAAGTTATTAACGGTTTAGTTAACCTTCCTGTTGATTTTATTGACCGATTATGCAGCTTAAATTCTATGATTAATAAAAATTGGATCAAAAACGGAACCGGAAACGTATTAAAAAACACCCACAATACTAACCAAGTTTATACTGAGGAAATTTTCTCCAACAAAACAATTACTAATAAAAATAACGATCACTTAACAAAACAAAACCTGTTTCTGTTATCTGCCGACGCTATGATTGAGTACAATTCCGGAAATAAAGAAATTATAGAACACAATGCTACAAAATTTTTGATTCCCACTTTTAAAGGATCTGATTATTTAATTACCGTAATTGGAAGTTCCATGTATCCCAAATATAACAATGGAGATATCGTAGCCTGCAAGCATTTATCAATAAACACTTTCTTTCAGTGGAACAAAGTGTATGTTGTAAATACCGAGCAGGGTATTTTGGTAAAACGTATCTGTAAATCTGAAAATGATGATTTTGTAAAGATAGTAAGCGACAATAAAGATTATGAACCTTTTGAATTAGCTAAATCTGATATTCTTTCTATTGCGATCGTTACCGGCGTTATCAGATTAGAATAA
- a CDS encoding XRE family transcriptional regulator — protein MDIEKDYIKLIFGLKMKQVRTQKSLSLFGLAKLTNLSKSYLNEIEKGKKYPKADKILLLCKHLDVTYDQMVSLKLDNNLAPIGEILKSGILKEIPLELFGIQEADLIDIIANAPAKVNAFISTIIEIAQHYNLSRESFFLAALRSYQEAHSNYFEDLEEKVISFSKSFQINLDSKISIEELEDILKEEYEYKIEEIAFTDQEALDDLRSIYVPKSKTLLLSTELDAPQKAFILAKEIAYNYLKISDRLLTFSWIKFENFDQVLHNFYASYFAGALLLPRKLVVDKINLFLENENPKPEEFVQLIESFEVSPESFYQRLTNLLPKDFQLKNLFFLRLSHKIGSDFYQINKELHITHQQEPHANETNEHYCRRWVSVKTIDEAIKQNKSHFFDAQISSYANSGNEYLVFSSATKDPFAENYIRSISVGILINPTMKKKFKFIDGKPLVKRIVGVTCETCAVKDCLERSAPPTVLEKEKRHENTDAVVQQFINQYS, from the coding sequence ATGGATATTGAAAAAGACTATATAAAGCTGATTTTTGGGCTAAAAATGAAACAAGTTCGTACGCAAAAAAGCTTGTCTCTTTTTGGTTTGGCCAAACTGACTAATCTTTCAAAATCGTATTTAAACGAGATTGAAAAAGGAAAAAAATACCCCAAAGCGGATAAAATTTTGCTTTTATGCAAGCATCTGGACGTGACTTACGACCAAATGGTGTCCTTAAAACTCGATAACAACCTCGCTCCGATTGGCGAAATCCTGAAATCCGGAATTTTAAAAGAGATTCCGTTAGAGCTTTTCGGGATTCAGGAAGCGGATTTAATTGATATTATTGCCAATGCTCCAGCCAAAGTCAATGCGTTTATTAGTACAATAATAGAAATTGCACAGCATTATAATTTAAGCCGAGAAAGTTTCTTTTTGGCGGCTTTGCGTTCGTATCAGGAAGCGCACAGCAATTATTTTGAAGATTTAGAAGAAAAAGTAATTTCGTTTTCGAAGTCATTTCAGATTAATCTGGATTCTAAAATTAGTATTGAAGAATTAGAAGATATTCTAAAAGAAGAATACGAATATAAAATTGAAGAAATTGCTTTTACAGATCAGGAAGCTTTAGATGATTTGCGTTCGATTTATGTTCCGAAAAGCAAGACTTTATTGCTTTCTACAGAACTCGATGCTCCGCAAAAAGCTTTTATTTTAGCCAAAGAAATTGCTTATAATTATTTAAAAATATCCGATCGTTTGCTGACTTTCAGCTGGATTAAGTTTGAAAATTTCGATCAGGTTTTACATAATTTTTACGCTTCTTATTTTGCGGGCGCTTTGTTATTGCCGAGAAAATTAGTGGTTGATAAAATCAATTTATTTTTAGAAAATGAAAATCCGAAACCGGAGGAATTTGTTCAGTTAATTGAAAGTTTTGAAGTTTCGCCTGAATCATTTTATCAGCGATTGACTAATTTATTACCAAAAGATTTTCAGCTGAAAAATTTATTCTTTTTAAGATTGTCGCACAAAATCGGTTCTGATTTTTATCAGATAAATAAAGAATTACACATTACGCATCAGCAGGAACCGCACGCCAACGAAACGAACGAACATTATTGCAGAAGATGGGTTTCGGTAAAAACAATCGACGAAGCTATTAAACAAAATAAATCTCATTTTTTTGATGCTCAAATTTCGAGCTACGCCAATAGTGGGAACGAATATTTGGTTTTTTCATCGGCTACAAAAGATCCTTTTGCAGAAAATTATATTAGAAGTATATCTGTTGGAATTTTAATTAATCCAACAATGAAAAAGAAATTCAAATTCATTGACGGAAAACCTTTGGTGAAACGAATTGTTGGTGTAACTTGTGAAACTTGTGCCGTAAAAGATTGTTTGGAAAGAAGCGCTCCGCCGACAGTTTTGGAGAAAGAGAAACGTCATGAAAATACCGATGCTGTTGTGCAGCAGTTTATAAATCAATACAGTTAA
- the aceB gene encoding malate synthase A — MKNQLEITEMAIEFLADKKLAYPKIWTEEATAFIIELHKKFESQRKLLLLQREQKQVTFDQGIMPVFIPETKSIREGNWTVGEIPKDLLDRRVEITGPVDRKMIINALNSGAKTFMADFEDSTSPTWQNLMDGQMNLIDAVNKTITFTDLVKQKSYHLNEKIATLIVRPRGLHLPEKHVLIEGNEVSGSLVDFGLYVFHNHKRLLENNSGPYFYIPKLEHYLEARWWNTVIDFTEDYLNLKRGTIKVTVLIETITASFQLDEIIYELKEHIVGLNCGRWDYIFSYIKKFRKNPKFIVPDRDQVNMTSPFMNAYSNLVIQRCHKRGIHAIGGMAAQIPIKNNEEANAIAFAKVKTDKEREVRNGHDGTWVAHPDLVAIAKEIFDKGMPTPNQIHIKREHRRITEADLIEPPIGLITENGVRKNINVAVLYLASWLNGQGAAALHNLMEDAATAEISRSQLWQWLQNKVVLDNGRKLDLAYYHELALDEFRKIKEELGEENHEKQQFPLAEKLLERLVVNLHFVDFLTIPCYKYL; from the coding sequence ATGAAAAACCAATTAGAAATCACTGAAATGGCTATAGAATTCCTGGCCGACAAAAAGCTTGCTTATCCAAAAATCTGGACAGAAGAAGCCACTGCGTTTATTATCGAATTGCATAAAAAATTCGAATCGCAAAGAAAATTACTGCTTTTACAAAGAGAACAGAAACAAGTCACTTTTGATCAGGGAATTATGCCGGTTTTTATTCCAGAAACCAAAAGCATCAGAGAAGGTAATTGGACAGTTGGAGAAATTCCGAAAGATTTATTAGACCGAAGAGTAGAAATTACTGGGCCAGTAGATCGCAAAATGATTATCAACGCGTTAAATTCTGGAGCAAAAACTTTTATGGCCGATTTTGAAGACAGCACTTCGCCAACCTGGCAAAACCTGATGGACGGACAAATGAATTTGATTGATGCCGTTAATAAAACCATCACGTTTACGGATTTGGTGAAGCAGAAATCCTATCATTTGAACGAAAAAATCGCAACGCTGATTGTGCGTCCGAGAGGTTTGCATCTTCCTGAAAAACATGTTTTAATTGAAGGAAATGAAGTTTCGGGTTCTTTGGTAGATTTTGGATTATATGTTTTTCATAATCATAAAAGACTTTTGGAAAACAATTCCGGGCCGTATTTCTACATTCCGAAATTGGAACATTATCTGGAAGCAAGATGGTGGAATACTGTAATTGATTTTACAGAAGATTATCTAAATCTGAAACGAGGAACCATAAAAGTGACTGTTTTAATTGAAACCATAACAGCAAGTTTTCAGCTGGATGAAATCATTTATGAATTGAAAGAACATATCGTGGGCTTGAACTGCGGACGTTGGGATTATATTTTCTCTTACATTAAAAAGTTTAGAAAAAATCCAAAATTCATTGTTCCGGATCGCGATCAGGTAAATATGACTTCGCCTTTTATGAATGCGTATTCAAATCTGGTAATTCAGAGATGTCATAAAAGAGGAATTCATGCGATTGGCGGAATGGCAGCTCAAATTCCGATTAAGAATAATGAAGAAGCTAATGCCATCGCTTTCGCGAAAGTGAAAACCGATAAAGAGCGTGAAGTTCGAAATGGTCACGACGGAACCTGGGTAGCGCATCCGGATTTAGTAGCAATAGCAAAAGAGATTTTTGATAAAGGAATGCCAACGCCAAATCAAATTCATATTAAAAGAGAACATCGAAGAATCACAGAAGCCGATTTGATTGAACCGCCAATTGGTTTAATCACAGAAAACGGTGTTCGAAAAAACATCAATGTAGCGGTTTTATATCTGGCTTCATGGTTGAACGGACAAGGCGCAGCAGCGCTTCATAATTTGATGGAAGATGCTGCAACTGCCGAAATTTCAAGATCGCAATTGTGGCAATGGCTTCAGAATAAAGTGGTTTTGGATAATGGACGAAAATTAGATTTGGCGTATTATCATGAATTGGCTTTAGATGAATTCAGAAAAATCAAGGAAGAATTAGGAGAAGAAAATCATGAAAAACAGCAGTTTCCATTAGCCGAAAAATTGCTGGAAAGATTGGTTGTAAATCTGCATTTTGTGGATTTCTTAACGATTCCTTGCTATAAATATTTATAA
- the aceA gene encoding isocitrate lyase yields the protein MKTTEDRIQELINDWITNPRWKGVERPYTASEVVTLQGSYKIEHSIAKMGAEKLWRKLKSQDYVAGLGALTGNQAIQEVDAGLEAIYLSGWQVAADANLAGEMYPDQSLYPVNSVPMVVKKINNALLRADQIQTVNKIEDKKDYLVPIVADAEAGFGGNLNAFELMKSMIEAGASGVHFEDQLSSAKKCGHLGGKVLVPTQEAINKLIAARLASDVMGVSTLIVARTDADAANLLTSDADPRDRKFLTGEKTTEGFFYVKNGIEQGIARGLSYAPYADLIWMETSNPDLDYARKFAKAMKKEFPDKMLAYNCSPSFNWAAKLSVAEMETFREDLAEMGYSFQFITLAGFHALNTSMFELSKAYKERGMAGYSELQEREFALQKNGFRAVKHQAFVGTSYFDAVQNTVMLGKSAITAMEHSTEVEQF from the coding sequence ATGAAAACAACAGAAGACAGAATTCAGGAATTGATTAACGATTGGATTACGAACCCGAGATGGAAAGGTGTTGAACGTCCTTACACTGCGAGTGAAGTAGTAACACTTCAAGGGTCTTATAAAATTGAGCATTCTATTGCCAAAATGGGTGCGGAGAAATTATGGAGAAAGTTAAAAAGTCAGGATTATGTTGCGGGTTTGGGGGCGTTGACTGGAAATCAGGCGATTCAGGAAGTCGATGCAGGTTTAGAAGCAATTTATTTAAGCGGATGGCAGGTTGCTGCTGATGCAAATCTGGCAGGAGAAATGTATCCTGACCAATCGCTTTATCCTGTAAACAGCGTTCCGATGGTGGTAAAAAAGATAAACAACGCTTTATTGCGTGCTGATCAGATTCAGACTGTAAATAAAATTGAAGATAAAAAAGATTATTTAGTTCCGATTGTGGCTGACGCCGAAGCTGGTTTTGGCGGAAACCTAAATGCTTTCGAATTAATGAAATCTATGATTGAAGCCGGAGCTTCTGGAGTTCATTTTGAAGATCAGTTAAGTTCTGCTAAAAAATGCGGGCACTTGGGCGGAAAAGTTTTGGTTCCGACTCAGGAAGCGATCAACAAATTAATTGCAGCGCGTTTGGCTTCAGATGTTATGGGGGTTTCAACTTTAATTGTTGCGAGAACAGATGCCGATGCTGCTAATTTGCTAACAAGCGATGCCGACCCAAGAGATAGAAAATTTTTGACTGGAGAAAAAACGACAGAAGGTTTCTTTTATGTAAAAAACGGAATCGAGCAGGGAATTGCGAGAGGTTTGAGCTACGCACCATACGCCGATTTAATCTGGATGGAAACCAGCAATCCCGATTTAGATTATGCGAGAAAGTTTGCAAAAGCAATGAAAAAAGAATTTCCAGACAAAATGTTGGCATATAATTGTTCGCCATCTTTTAATTGGGCAGCAAAATTATCAGTTGCCGAAATGGAAACGTTTAGAGAAGATTTGGCCGAAATGGGATATAGTTTTCAATTCATTACTTTAGCAGGTTTCCATGCTTTGAATACAAGTATGTTTGAATTGTCTAAAGCCTACAAAGAGCGCGGAATGGCAGGTTATTCTGAATTGCAGGAACGTGAATTTGCTTTACAGAAAAACGGATTCAGAGCTGTAAAACATCAAGCTTTTGTGGGAACTTCTTATTTCGATGCTGTACAAAATACGGTAATGCTAGGAAAATCAGCAATAACGGCAATGGAACATTCTACAGAGGTTGAGCAATTTTAA